A DNA window from Streptomyces sp. CA-278952 contains the following coding sequences:
- a CDS encoding MerR family transcriptional regulator — MRIGELAALTGASVRSLRYYEEQRLLTSSRSPSGQRHYTHAEVERVHFIQRLYAAGLSSRTIMKLLPCVDAPSEETSDAAMERMEQERERLSAHIEDLRATRDALDALMAVNRAHRSTLRPETRSVRDKDGAGHLS, encoded by the coding sequence ATGCGCATCGGAGAACTCGCGGCCCTCACGGGGGCCAGCGTCCGGTCCCTGCGCTACTACGAGGAGCAGCGGCTCCTGACGAGCAGCCGCAGCCCGAGCGGCCAGCGGCACTACACCCACGCGGAGGTCGAGCGGGTCCACTTCATCCAGCGGCTCTACGCCGCCGGCCTGTCCAGCCGCACCATCATGAAGCTGCTGCCCTGCGTCGACGCGCCCAGCGAGGAGACCTCCGACGCGGCGATGGAGCGGATGGAGCAGGAGCGGGAGCGGCTCTCCGCGCACATCGAGGACCTTCGCGCCACCCGGGACGCCCTGGACGCCCTGATGGCCGTCAACCGGGCCCACCGCAGCACGCTGCGCCCGGAGACGCGAAGTGTCCGTGACAAAGACGGAGCAGGTCATCTTTCTTAA
- a CDS encoding alkene reductase, translating into MNQSLFDSYRLGDLRLPNRVVMAPMSRVRAAAGGLATPSMATYYAQRASAGLIVSEGVQPSLVGQSNPGTPGLHTDEQVASWRPVTAAVHANGGRIFAQIMHGGRVSHPDTNGLRPVGPSAVAATGEVFTPTGPQPVPVPRALETAEVPEHAESYASAARRAVDAGFDGVELHGANGYLISQFLSSNANLRTDRYGGSLANRVRFAVDAMAATVDAVGAARTGIRLSPGGAFWGVEERNVLELYTALLRELACLEPAYVHLEATADEEVLVALRRAWPGTLIMNPVLPMGPKRAERSDADRWLGLGADLISFGRAFIANPDLVERMRAGLPIAPEDEATYFQGGDTGYVTYASYQHAG; encoded by the coding sequence ATGAACCAGAGCCTTTTCGACAGCTACCGCCTCGGTGACCTGCGGTTGCCCAACCGGGTGGTGATGGCGCCGATGAGCCGCGTCCGGGCGGCCGCCGGAGGGCTGGCGACACCGTCGATGGCCACGTACTACGCGCAGCGGGCGTCCGCCGGGCTCATCGTGAGCGAGGGGGTGCAGCCGAGCCTGGTCGGGCAGTCCAACCCCGGTACGCCGGGACTCCACACCGACGAGCAGGTCGCCTCGTGGCGGCCGGTGACCGCCGCGGTCCACGCCAACGGCGGCCGAATCTTCGCCCAGATCATGCACGGCGGCCGGGTCTCGCACCCGGACACCAACGGACTGCGGCCGGTCGGGCCCTCCGCCGTCGCGGCGACCGGCGAGGTGTTCACCCCGACGGGCCCGCAGCCCGTGCCGGTGCCGCGCGCCTTGGAGACGGCGGAGGTGCCCGAGCACGCCGAGTCCTACGCGTCGGCTGCCCGCCGGGCCGTCGACGCCGGGTTCGACGGCGTGGAACTCCACGGCGCGAACGGCTACTTGATCTCCCAGTTCCTCTCCTCGAACGCCAACCTCCGCACCGACCGCTACGGCGGGTCCCTCGCCAACCGGGTGCGGTTCGCCGTCGACGCGATGGCGGCGACCGTCGACGCCGTGGGTGCGGCCAGGACCGGCATCCGGCTCTCGCCGGGCGGGGCGTTCTGGGGCGTCGAGGAGCGGAACGTACTCGAGCTCTACACCGCACTGCTCCGGGAGTTGGCGTGTCTGGAGCCGGCCTATGTGCACCTGGAGGCGACGGCCGACGAGGAGGTGCTGGTCGCCCTGCGCCGGGCGTGGCCCGGAACTCTGATCATGAACCCGGTGCTGCCGATGGGGCCCAAGCGCGCCGAGCGTTCGGACGCCGACCGCTGGCTCGGACTGGGCGCCGATCTCATCAGCTTCGGCCGGGCCTTCATCGCCAACCCGGACCTGGTCGAGCGGATGCGCGCCGGGCTGCCGATCGCCCCGGAGGACGAGGCGACGTACTTCCAGGGGGGCGACACGGGGTACGTCACCTACGCCTCGTACCAGCACGCGGGCTGA
- a CDS encoding phosphatidylinositol-specific phospholipase C yields MSSPSPTPSPTPRPARASGPLLPEPLSRPSRRGFLAGALAVSATAIVGAAPAVAATREAGRAVRGTWDWMAALPDGTALRRLTIPGTHDSGARFGGPWAECQNTTIAQQLAGGIRFLDVRCRLIDGSFAIHHGAAFQNMMFGDVLVACRDFLATRPTETVLMRVKQEHSSESDAAFRAVFDDYLDVRGWRSLFHLDATLPDLGAARGKVVLLADNGGLPGVRYGDQALFDIQDDYMAEPFAKYPKIEAQFRKAAQQPGKFFMNYVSTAALMPPRWNADRLNPQVHSFLERAETAGWTGLGIVPLDYPNQRSGLVESLIRHNPTG; encoded by the coding sequence ATGTCCAGTCCCAGCCCCACTCCCAGCCCCACTCCCCGTCCCGCCCGCGCGTCCGGGCCTCTGCTGCCCGAGCCCCTGTCCCGGCCCTCCCGCAGAGGCTTCCTGGCCGGCGCCCTCGCCGTCTCCGCCACCGCGATCGTCGGCGCGGCGCCCGCCGTCGCCGCCACGCGGGAGGCCGGCCGGGCGGTCCGGGGGACGTGGGACTGGATGGCCGCCCTGCCCGACGGCACCGCACTCCGGCGGCTCACGATCCCGGGCACGCACGACTCGGGGGCCCGGTTCGGCGGCCCCTGGGCGGAGTGCCAGAACACCACGATCGCGCAGCAGTTGGCCGGCGGCATCCGTTTCCTCGACGTACGGTGCCGGCTCATCGACGGCTCGTTCGCGATCCACCACGGGGCTGCGTTCCAGAACATGATGTTCGGCGACGTCCTCGTCGCCTGCCGGGACTTCCTCGCCACGCGGCCGACCGAGACCGTGCTGATGCGGGTCAAGCAGGAGCACTCCTCGGAGAGCGACGCCGCGTTCCGGGCGGTCTTCGACGACTACCTGGACGTACGCGGCTGGCGGTCGCTGTTCCACCTCGACGCCACCCTGCCCGACCTCGGCGCGGCCCGGGGCAAGGTGGTGCTGCTCGCGGACAACGGAGGGCTGCCCGGGGTGCGGTACGGGGACCAGGCCCTCTTCGACATCCAGGACGACTACATGGCGGAGCCGTTCGCCAAGTACCCCAAGATCGAAGCCCAGTTCCGCAAGGCGGCCCAGCAGCCGGGCAAGTTCTTCATGAACTACGTCTCCACCGCCGCCCTGATGCCGCCCCGCTGGAACGCCGACCGGCTCAACCCGCAGGTGCACTCCTTCCTGGAGCGCGCGGAGACCGCCGGGTGGACGGGGCTCGGCATCGTCCCGCTGGACTACCCGAACCAGCGGTCCGGCCTGGTCGAGTCGCTGATCCGGCACAACCCGACGGGGTGA
- a CDS encoding HAMP domain-containing sensor histidine kinase, with translation MSPVRRFRALPLRSRLAMLVATAVAVAVAAVAAACWFVTREQLEGQLDDSLRNAKMDNAPMRDLLSSCLSGGQLPAQEFPGQYTVQIVAANGDYCTAPNTTPVPAQPSDIAVAAGRETDALHTTENDAGQDMRVYTRKLPPVVGSGQANNQLAVSVARPLSEIDAPLSTLAWVLALVGGIGALGAGAAGLWIARAGLRPVDELTEAVEHVARTEDLTVRIPVDGEDEIARLSSSFNSMTAQLASSRDRQAQLIADAGHELRTPLTSLRTNVELLARSDETGRMIPPEDRKALMASVKAQMTELAALIGDLQELARPDAAEPGPLQVVALHETTRTALRRARLRGPELTITEDLAPWYVRAEPAALERAIVNVLDNAVKFSPPRGTVDVRLHRGELTVRDRGPGIPAEDLPHVFERFWRSPTARQLPGSGLGLSIVARTVHQAGGSIALRPAPDAGPGTVAALTLPGAPTPPPGL, from the coding sequence ATGAGCCCGGTGCGCCGGTTCCGGGCGCTGCCGCTGCGCTCCCGGCTCGCGATGCTGGTCGCGACGGCGGTCGCGGTGGCGGTCGCCGCGGTGGCGGCGGCCTGCTGGTTCGTGACCCGGGAGCAGTTGGAGGGCCAGCTCGACGACTCGCTGCGCAACGCGAAGATGGACAACGCGCCGATGCGCGATCTGCTGAGCTCGTGCCTGAGCGGCGGGCAGTTGCCCGCGCAGGAGTTCCCCGGCCAGTACACCGTGCAGATCGTCGCGGCGAACGGCGACTACTGCACGGCCCCGAACACCACGCCCGTCCCCGCCCAGCCCAGCGACATCGCCGTGGCGGCGGGGCGGGAGACCGATGCCCTGCACACGACGGAGAACGACGCCGGACAGGACATGCGGGTCTACACCCGCAAGCTGCCGCCGGTAGTCGGCTCCGGCCAGGCCAACAATCAGCTCGCGGTCTCGGTGGCCCGACCCCTCAGCGAGATCGACGCGCCGCTGTCCACGCTCGCCTGGGTGCTGGCCCTCGTCGGCGGCATCGGCGCCCTCGGCGCGGGCGCGGCCGGGCTGTGGATCGCGCGCGCCGGGCTCCGGCCGGTCGACGAACTCACCGAGGCCGTCGAGCACGTGGCCCGCACCGAGGACCTGACCGTACGCATCCCGGTGGACGGCGAGGACGAGATCGCCCGGCTCTCCAGCTCCTTCAACTCGATGACGGCCCAGCTCGCCTCCTCCCGCGACCGCCAGGCCCAGCTGATCGCGGACGCGGGCCACGAGCTGCGCACCCCGCTGACCTCGCTCCGGACGAACGTGGAGCTACTGGCCCGCAGCGACGAGACGGGCCGGATGATCCCGCCGGAGGACCGCAAGGCGCTGATGGCCTCGGTGAAGGCCCAGATGACGGAGTTGGCCGCGCTGATCGGCGACCTCCAGGAACTGGCCCGCCCCGACGCGGCCGAGCCCGGCCCGCTCCAGGTGGTGGCCCTGCACGAGACCACCCGCACCGCCCTGCGCCGCGCCCGCCTGCGCGGCCCGGAGCTGACGATCACGGAAGACCTGGCCCCCTGGTACGTACGCGCGGAGCCGGCCGCCCTGGAGCGGGCGATCGTCAACGTCCTGGACAACGCGGTGAAGTTCAGCCCGCCGCGCGGCACGGTCGACGTGCGGCTGCACCGGGGCGAGCTGACCGTCCGGGACCGGGGCCCCGGCATCCCCGCCGAGGACCTCCCGCACGTCTTCGAACGCTTCTGGCGCTCACCGACCGCCCGTCAGCTCCCCGGCTCGGGCCTGGGCCTGTCCATCGTGGCCCGTACGGTGCACCAGGCGGGCGGCTCGATCGCCCTGCGCCCGGCCCCGGACGCCGGCCCCGGCACCGTGGCGGCGCTCACCCTGCCGGGGGCGCCGACGCCGCCGCCGGGGCTGTGA
- a CDS encoding response regulator transcription factor produces the protein MSPAEDDPQRILIVDDEPAVREALQRSLAFEGYGTRVAVDGYDALAMAEAYAPDLIVLDIQMPRMDGLTAARRIRATGSTTPILMLTARDTVGDRVTGLDAGADDYLVKPFELDELFARIRALLRRSSYASAAGTDAPDDDVLSFADLRMDLATREVTRGERRVELTRTEFTLLEMFLSHPRQVLTREQILKAVWGFDFEPSSNSLDVYVMYLRRKTEAGGEPRLVHTVRGVGYALRTGGSGEA, from the coding sequence ATGAGCCCCGCCGAAGACGATCCCCAGCGCATCCTGATCGTCGACGACGAGCCGGCCGTGCGCGAGGCGCTCCAGCGCAGCCTCGCCTTCGAGGGATACGGGACACGGGTCGCGGTCGACGGGTACGACGCCCTGGCCATGGCCGAGGCCTACGCCCCCGACCTCATCGTCCTGGACATCCAGATGCCCCGGATGGACGGCCTCACCGCCGCCCGCCGCATCCGGGCCACCGGCTCGACCACGCCCATCCTCATGCTCACCGCACGCGACACCGTCGGCGACCGGGTCACCGGCCTCGACGCGGGCGCGGACGACTACCTGGTCAAGCCGTTCGAGCTGGACGAACTGTTCGCCCGCATCCGGGCCCTGCTGCGCCGCAGCTCCTACGCCTCGGCGGCGGGCACGGACGCCCCCGACGACGACGTCCTGTCCTTCGCCGACCTGCGGATGGACCTGGCGACCCGCGAGGTCACCCGGGGCGAGCGGCGGGTCGAGCTGACCCGTACCGAGTTCACGCTGCTGGAGATGTTCCTGTCCCACCCGCGCCAGGTGCTGACCCGGGAACAGATCCTCAAGGCCGTCTGGGGCTTCGACTTCGAGCCGAGCTCCAACTCCCTGGACGTGTACGTGATGTATCTGCGCCGCAAGACGGAGGCGGGCGGCGAGCCGCGCCTCGTCCACACCGTGCGCGGGGTGGGGTACGCGCTGCGCACGGGCGGGAGCGGGGAGGCGTGA
- a CDS encoding S1C family serine protease — protein sequence MTESLRPSGAYTTDQDPTPYGYGTSYDGTAHTGAAGGYPPPPPYAPTTRRRAKRPVALLAAVALAAGVIGGGTATLVGQLNDGGSGATGSGGAVNGTTVSQSSKGTVSGVAEAVSPAIVEIGAASSAGNSTGSGVVITEDGEIVTNNHVISGAQQIQVTLSTGKTYTADVVGTDPDKDLALIKLRGASGMKTATLGDSSQVKVGDQVVAIGSPEGLTGTVTSGIVSALDRDVTVAKDDSGSSGQGQGQGRQGGGQQWPFEFGGQQFNGDTGEETTTYKALQTDASLNPGNSGGALINMDGEIIGINSAMYAPSSSAAGSGSAAGSVGLGFAIPVDTLKADLDTLRAGGGS from the coding sequence ATGACGGAGAGCCTTCGCCCCAGCGGCGCGTACACCACGGACCAGGACCCGACCCCGTACGGCTACGGCACGTCGTACGACGGCACGGCGCACACCGGTGCGGCCGGCGGCTACCCGCCGCCGCCCCCGTACGCCCCCACCACCAGGCGCCGGGCGAAGCGGCCGGTCGCGCTGCTGGCGGCGGTGGCGCTCGCGGCGGGCGTGATCGGCGGCGGCACCGCGACCCTCGTCGGCCAGCTGAACGACGGTGGCTCCGGAGCCACCGGCTCGGGCGGCGCGGTCAACGGCACCACCGTCTCGCAGAGCAGCAAGGGCACCGTCTCGGGCGTCGCGGAGGCGGTCTCGCCCGCGATCGTGGAGATCGGCGCGGCCTCGTCGGCGGGCAACTCCACCGGGTCGGGCGTGGTGATCACCGAGGACGGCGAGATCGTCACCAACAACCACGTCATCTCGGGCGCGCAGCAGATCCAGGTCACGCTCTCCACCGGCAAGACCTATACGGCCGACGTCGTGGGCACCGACCCCGACAAGGACCTCGCGCTCATCAAGCTCCGGGGCGCGAGCGGCATGAAGACGGCGACGCTCGGCGATTCCTCGCAGGTCAAGGTCGGCGACCAGGTCGTGGCGATCGGCTCGCCCGAGGGCTTGACCGGCACCGTCACCAGCGGCATCGTCTCCGCGCTCGACCGGGACGTCACCGTCGCCAAGGACGACTCCGGCAGCTCCGGACAGGGGCAGGGCCAGGGCCGGCAGGGTGGGGGCCAGCAGTGGCCGTTCGAGTTCGGGGGACAGCAGTTCAACGGCGACACGGGCGAGGAGACGACCACGTACAAGGCGCTCCAGACCGACGCGTCGCTCAACCCCGGCAACTCCGGCGGTGCGCTGATCAACATGGACGGTGAGATCATCGGCATCAACTCCGCGATGTACGCGCCGAGTTCCTCGGCGGCGGGCAGTGGTTCCGCGGCGGGCAGCGTCGGGCTCGGCTTCGCGATCCCGGTGGACACCCTCAAGGCCGACCTGGACACCCTGCGCGCGGGCGGCGGCTCCTGA
- a CDS encoding LacI family DNA-binding transcriptional regulator — protein MAKVTRDDVARLAGTSTAVVSYVINNGPRPVAPATRERVLAAIKQLGYRPDRVAQAMASRRTDLIGMIVPDARQPFFAEMAHAVEQAAAERGKMVLVGNSDYRDEREVHYLRAFLGMRVSGLILVSQGPSERAAAEIEAWDARVVLLHERPEAIDDVAVVTDDVGGAQLATRHLLEHGNAYVACLGGTEETPVVGDPVADHVEGWRRAMHESGRSTEGRLFQAPYNRYDAYQVALGLLAGPDRPPAIFCATDDQAFGVLRAARELRIDVPGELAVAGFDDVKEAGLTDPPLTTVHSDRPAMARAAVDLVLDDSLRVSGSRRERLKQFPSALVVRRSCGCGEPPASA, from the coding sequence GTGGCCAAGGTGACGCGGGACGATGTGGCGAGACTGGCGGGGACGTCGACCGCGGTCGTCAGCTACGTCATCAACAACGGACCCCGGCCGGTCGCCCCGGCCACGCGCGAGCGGGTGCTCGCCGCGATCAAGCAGTTGGGCTACCGGCCCGACCGGGTCGCCCAGGCCATGGCCTCGCGCCGCACGGACCTCATAGGAATGATCGTGCCGGACGCCCGGCAGCCGTTCTTCGCGGAGATGGCGCACGCGGTCGAACAGGCCGCCGCCGAGCGCGGGAAAATGGTGCTCGTCGGCAACTCCGACTACCGCGACGAGCGCGAGGTCCACTATCTGCGGGCCTTCCTCGGTATGCGCGTCTCCGGGCTGATCCTGGTCAGCCAGGGCCCCAGCGAGCGCGCCGCCGCCGAGATCGAGGCCTGGGACGCCCGGGTCGTCCTGCTGCACGAGCGCCCCGAGGCGATCGACGACGTCGCCGTCGTCACCGACGACGTGGGCGGCGCCCAGCTCGCCACCCGGCATCTGCTGGAGCACGGCAACGCGTACGTGGCCTGCCTCGGCGGCACGGAGGAGACCCCGGTGGTCGGCGACCCGGTCGCCGACCACGTCGAGGGCTGGCGACGGGCGATGCACGAGTCGGGCCGCTCCACGGAGGGCCGGCTCTTCCAGGCCCCGTACAACCGTTACGACGCCTATCAGGTGGCCCTCGGGCTGCTGGCGGGCCCGGACAGGCCCCCGGCGATCTTCTGCGCCACGGACGACCAGGCCTTCGGCGTGCTGCGGGCCGCCCGTGAGCTGCGCATCGACGTGCCGGGCGAGCTGGCGGTGGCGGGCTTCGACGACGTGAAGGAAGCCGGCCTCACCGATCCGCCGCTGACCACGGTCCACTCCGACCGCCCGGCGATGGCGCGGGCGGCGGTGGACCTGGTGCTGGACGACTCGCTGCGGGTCTCGGGATCGCGGCGCGAGCGGCTGAAGCAGTTCCCCTCCGCACTGGTGGTCCGGCGCTCGTGCGGCTGCGGGGAGCCCCCGGCGTCCGCCTGA